The following proteins are co-located in the Agelaius phoeniceus isolate bAgePho1 chromosome 36, bAgePho1.hap1, whole genome shotgun sequence genome:
- the PLOD3 gene encoding multifunctional procollagen lysine hydroxylase and glycosyltransferase LH3 — MPKSVPENAENCPENEPGSDPEDGLLVLTVATEVTDGYRRFLRSARAFNYTVQTLGLGRRWRGGDIARSPGGGQKVRWLRGALRPLRGRGGLVVLFVDSYDVVFAGPPRELLAKFRAGFWGLCLQLRGSAGPRRGWPRSTPRPPRRETLPQLGGFG; from the exons ATGCCCAAATCTGTCCCAGAAAATGCCGAGAATTGCCCCGAAAATGAACCCGGGAGCGACCCTGAGGATG GCCTGTTGGTGCTCACGGTGGCCACAGAG GTGACCGATGGGTACCGGCGCTTCCTGCGCTCCGCCCGCGCCTTCAACTACACCGTGCAG ACGCTGGGGCTGGGCCGGCGCTGGCGGGGCGGGGACATCGCGCGCAGCCCCGGGGGGGGGCAGAAGGTTCGGTGGCTCCGGGGGGCGCTGCGGCCCCTGCGGGGGAGGGGCGGCCTCGTCGTGCTCTTCGTGGACAG CTATGACGTGGTGTTCGCGGGCCCGCCCCGGGAGCTGCTGGCCAAGTTCAGGGCCGGGTTTTGGGGGCTCTGTTTGCAGCTGAGGGGTTCTGCtggccccaggaggggctggccCCGCTCtaccccccgccccccccggcgGGAAACCCTTCCTCAACTCGGGG GGTTTGGGTGA